A region from the Nostoc punctiforme PCC 73102 genome encodes:
- a CDS encoding response regulator transcription factor, translating into MIRLLLVDDQDIFRQGLVALLSVETDLEVVGQARNGLEAIARAKALQPHVILMDVRMPVCDGVQATREIHQHYPWIRILVLTTFDDDEYILQSLQMGALGYLLKRTPAQEIASAIRSVSQGYSQLGPTIALKVFSQLKSSQPSPNSYQDLLSKREIGVLKLVGQGRNNQEIAQELHLSEGTVKNYVTQILNKLEMRDRIQAALWSQQNLL; encoded by the coding sequence ATGATTCGTCTGTTGCTTGTGGATGACCAAGATATTTTTCGGCAGGGATTAGTCGCTTTACTTTCGGTTGAAACCGATTTAGAGGTGGTTGGGCAGGCAAGAAATGGCTTGGAAGCGATCGCCAGAGCGAAGGCGCTCCAACCCCATGTGATTTTAATGGATGTGCGTATGCCTGTTTGTGACGGTGTGCAGGCAACCCGCGAGATCCATCAACATTATCCCTGGATTCGGATTTTGGTCTTAACCACGTTTGATGATGATGAATATATTTTGCAATCACTCCAAATGGGCGCATTAGGCTACCTGCTCAAACGCACTCCGGCTCAAGAGATTGCCTCTGCCATTCGCTCAGTTTCTCAAGGCTACAGCCAATTGGGGCCAACAATTGCCCTTAAAGTTTTTTCCCAACTAAAATCTTCACAACCTTCACCCAATTCCTATCAGGACTTACTGAGCAAACGAGAAATTGGGGTGTTAAAATTGGTCGGTCAAGGTAGAAATAATCAAGAAATTGCACAGGAACTGCATTTAAGTGAAGGAACAGTGAAAAATTATGTTACCCAAATTTTGAACAAACTGGAGATGCGCGATCGCATCCAGGCAGCTCTCTGGTCACAGCAAAACTTGCTTTAG